One Thermodesulfobacteriota bacterium genomic region harbors:
- a CDS encoding FAD-dependent oxidoreductase, translating into MSFSPCPPDGSPPPVGSVLVVGGGVAGVQTALDCSALGLKVYLVEKSAAIGGVMARLDKTFPTNDCSLCILAPKLVEAGRDPSITLLTNSELIALDGKPGRFFARIRKRPRFIDQEACTGCGQCTIYCVKEIGDAYNEGLKRTRAAHIDYAQAVPTTYHIDAQACLRLNFDTCGLCAVVCQKKAIRFDDTEERIELAVGAVVLAPGFGRVGKEVFAPYGWGRFPDVLTAFEHERLMCASGPTGGEIVRPSDGRHPKKIAFLQCIGSRDVASGNGYCSSVCCMYAVKQASLAREHDPEAEITLFFLDVRTPGKGFDAARERASTEGHFRVIYGRPPRVEDVFGGGLLLTWVDEAGRHHGERFDLVVLSQGMEAPEDAAALARAAGIDLNRYQFAAVDAFSPLATSRPGVYVAGAFQGPKDIPDSVTQAGGAAGLCSGILAAARGTATVQAAFPAERDIAGEEPRIGVFVCHCGINIGGVVQVPAVAAYAKTLPSVVFATGNLYSCSQDAQRQITDLIREHRLNRIVVAACTPRTHEPLFQATLREAGLNRSLFEMANIRDQCSWVHMHEPELATGKAKDLVRMAVAKARQLVPLPEQQLPVTRAALVVGGGLAGLTAALAIAEQGFPCTLVEREQELGGRARLLTADRHGAAPRERIAALVRQVQAHPAITVLTGALVTALSGHVGSFTSTITTAGASTLFRHGVVVLATGGVPYQPRQYLYGASDRVLTQLELEARLANGTGLPNGARQVVMIQCVGSRGDDLAYCSRVCCGQALKNALRLKAGDPQLGVIILFRDMRAYGFLEDDYRQARQQGVLFIRYTPEEPPRVAAGTEETAPLLVTVFDRILGEEVELSADALVLSTGIVAEDPQPLARMLKVPVTAEGFFLEAHVKLRPVDLPVDGVYVCGLAHGPKAMDESIAQAQAAAGRACQPLAAGAITPEPIVSQVDPAACIGCGACESFCPYKAMEMVGEGKKKRARTLTASCKGCGVCAARCPTVAIDMGRFTLAGIRAQIAAFGAGA; encoded by the coding sequence ATGAGCTTTTCTCCCTGTCCGCCGGACGGCAGCCCGCCGCCGGTTGGCTCGGTCCTGGTGGTGGGCGGCGGGGTCGCCGGCGTCCAGACCGCCCTGGACTGCAGTGCCCTGGGCCTCAAGGTCTATCTGGTGGAAAAGAGCGCCGCCATCGGCGGCGTCATGGCCCGCCTGGACAAGACCTTTCCCACCAACGACTGCTCCCTGTGCATCCTGGCCCCCAAGCTGGTGGAGGCGGGCCGGGACCCCAGCATCACCCTTCTCACCAACAGCGAGCTGATCGCCCTGGACGGCAAACCGGGCCGGTTTTTCGCCCGGATCCGCAAGCGGCCCCGCTTCATCGACCAGGAGGCCTGCACCGGCTGCGGCCAATGCACCATCTACTGCGTCAAGGAGATCGGTGACGCCTACAACGAAGGCCTCAAGCGCACCCGGGCCGCCCATATCGACTATGCCCAGGCCGTGCCCACCACCTACCACATCGATGCCCAGGCCTGCCTCCGGCTCAACTTCGACACCTGCGGCCTGTGCGCGGTGGTCTGCCAGAAGAAGGCCATCCGTTTCGACGATACCGAGGAGCGGATCGAGCTGGCCGTGGGGGCGGTGGTCCTGGCGCCCGGATTCGGCCGCGTGGGGAAGGAGGTATTTGCGCCCTATGGCTGGGGGCGGTTCCCGGACGTGCTCACCGCCTTCGAGCATGAGCGCCTCATGTGCGCCTCTGGTCCCACGGGCGGCGAGATCGTGCGGCCTTCCGACGGGCGCCATCCGAAGAAGATCGCCTTTCTCCAGTGCATCGGCTCCCGGGATGTGGCCAGCGGCAACGGCTACTGCTCGTCGGTCTGCTGCATGTACGCGGTGAAGCAGGCGTCGCTGGCCCGGGAGCACGATCCTGAGGCTGAGATCACCCTCTTCTTCCTGGACGTCCGCACCCCCGGCAAGGGCTTTGACGCCGCCCGGGAGCGGGCCAGCACCGAAGGCCATTTCCGGGTCATCTACGGCCGCCCGCCCCGGGTGGAGGATGTCTTTGGCGGCGGCCTGCTCCTCACCTGGGTGGACGAGGCCGGCCGCCATCACGGGGAGCGGTTCGACCTGGTGGTGCTCTCCCAGGGCATGGAGGCGCCGGAGGACGCCGCCGCCCTTGCCCGGGCCGCGGGCATTGATCTCAACCGCTACCAGTTCGCCGCGGTGGACGCCTTCTCCCCTCTGGCAACCTCACGGCCCGGCGTCTACGTGGCCGGCGCCTTCCAGGGGCCCAAGGACATCCCCGACTCCGTCACCCAGGCGGGCGGCGCAGCTGGCCTCTGCTCGGGGATCCTGGCTGCTGCCCGGGGCACTGCCACGGTGCAGGCGGCGTTTCCCGCGGAGCGGGACATCGCTGGCGAGGAGCCCCGCATCGGCGTTTTTGTCTGCCACTGCGGCATCAACATCGGCGGCGTGGTGCAGGTGCCGGCGGTAGCGGCGTACGCGAAGACGCTGCCCAGCGTGGTCTTTGCCACCGGCAATCTCTATTCCTGTTCCCAGGACGCCCAGCGCCAGATCACCGACCTCATCCGGGAGCACCGGCTGAACCGCATCGTGGTGGCCGCCTGCACCCCCCGCACCCACGAGCCCCTTTTCCAGGCCACCCTCCGCGAGGCCGGGCTGAACCGCTCGCTCTTCGAGATGGCCAACATCCGCGACCAGTGCTCCTGGGTGCACATGCACGAGCCGGAGCTGGCCACCGGCAAGGCCAAGGACCTGGTGCGGATGGCGGTGGCCAAGGCCCGGCAGCTGGTGCCGCTACCGGAGCAGCAGCTGCCGGTGACCCGGGCGGCGCTGGTGGTGGGCGGGGGGCTGGCCGGCCTCACCGCTGCCCTGGCGATCGCCGAACAGGGGTTCCCTTGCACACTGGTGGAGCGGGAGCAGGAGCTGGGCGGCCGGGCGCGGCTTCTCACCGCCGACCGCCACGGTGCCGCTCCCCGGGAAAGGATTGCGGCCCTGGTGCGCCAGGTGCAGGCCCATCCCGCCATCACCGTGCTCACCGGCGCCTTGGTCACCGCCCTCTCCGGCCATGTGGGCAGCTTCACCAGCACCATCACCACGGCCGGTGCCAGCACCCTGTTCCGGCACGGGGTGGTGGTGCTCGCCACCGGCGGCGTTCCGTACCAGCCCAGGCAGTACCTCTATGGCGCCAGCGACCGGGTGCTGACCCAGCTGGAGCTGGAGGCCCGGCTCGCCAACGGCACGGGTCTGCCCAACGGTGCCAGACAGGTGGTGATGATCCAGTGCGTGGGCTCCCGGGGCGACGATCTGGCCTATTGCAGCCGGGTCTGCTGCGGCCAGGCCCTGAAGAATGCCCTGCGGCTCAAGGCCGGGGACCCGCAGCTGGGGGTCATCATCCTCTTCCGGGATATGCGGGCCTATGGCTTCCTGGAAGACGATTACCGGCAGGCCAGGCAGCAGGGGGTGCTTTTCATCCGCTACACCCCGGAAGAGCCGCCGCGGGTGGCGGCCGGCACGGAGGAGACGGCGCCGCTTCTGGTCACGGTCTTCGACCGGATCCTCGGTGAAGAGGTGGAGCTTTCGGCCGACGCCCTTGTCCTTTCCACCGGGATCGTCGCGGAAGATCCGCAACCGTTGGCCCGGATGCTGAAGGTGCCGGTAACCGCGGAGGGCTTCTTCCTGGAGGCGCACGTCAAGCTCAGGCCCGTGGACCTGCCGGTGGACGGGGTCTATGTCTGCGGTCTGGCCCACGGGCCGAAGGCCATGGACGAGAGCATCGCCCAGGCCCAGGCGGCGGCCGGCCGCGCCTGCCAGCCGCTGGCTGCCGGCGCCATCACCCCGGAGCCCATCGTCAGCCAGGTCGATCCCGCAGCCTGCATTGGCTGCGGCGCCTGCGAGTCGTTCTGCCCGTACAAGGCCATGGAGATGGTGGGGGAGGGCAAGAAGAAGCGGGCCCGGACGCTCACCGCCTCCTGCAAAGGCTGCGGCGTCTGCGCTGCCCGCTGCCCGACCGTGGCCATCGACATGGGCCGCTTCACCCTTGCCGGCATCCGGGCGCAGATTGCCGCCTTCGGCGCCGGCGCCTAA
- a CDS encoding IscA/HesB family protein: MLEITDQAASRLQTYLGERGITSPVRVTVVGGCGGPRLSLFLDEARGSDHAVETAAGLRLIIDQELLAHCGAVTVDYLEGDGCGCRSGGFAITAANSLPGAEEKGAACTTGGCRC; this comes from the coding sequence ATGCTGGAGATCACAGACCAGGCAGCCTCCCGGCTGCAGACATACTTGGGCGAGCGGGGGATCACTTCCCCGGTGCGGGTGACGGTGGTGGGCGGCTGTGGCGGCCCGCGCCTGAGCCTCTTCCTGGATGAGGCCAGGGGCTCCGACCATGCGGTGGAGACCGCGGCCGGGTTGCGGCTGATCATCGATCAGGAGCTGCTGGCCCACTGCGGGGCGGTCACGGTGGACTACCTGGAGGGCGACGGCTGCGGCTGCCGGAGCGGCGGCTTTGCGATCACCGCCGCAAACTCCCTGCCCGGGGCCGAGGAGAAGGGGGCGGCCTGCACGACCGGGGGCTGTCGCTGCTGA
- a CDS encoding hydrogenase iron-sulfur subunit, with the protein MTQPASPRILGFLCNWCCYTAADAAGVGRYQYPPNLRVIRIMCTGRLDPSFPLEGLAKGADGVFVGGCHPGECHYQDGNYHALVTAALVHETLVRLGVKGDRFLLDWASAAEGPSFVKIITRFTGQVTALGPLGEAEGIDAVALRGRLALATEAARGRKIRTGLIHAARDMMRRRDFSRSTIAGLVAGRCQKALAELLP; encoded by the coding sequence ATGACTCAGCCCGCCAGTCCCAGGATTCTCGGCTTTCTCTGCAACTGGTGCTGCTACACGGCGGCGGATGCCGCCGGCGTGGGCCGCTACCAGTATCCGCCCAACCTGCGGGTCATCCGGATCATGTGCACCGGCCGGCTCGACCCGTCCTTTCCCCTGGAAGGCCTAGCCAAGGGCGCGGACGGCGTCTTTGTGGGTGGCTGCCATCCCGGGGAGTGCCACTACCAGGACGGCAACTACCATGCCCTGGTCACCGCCGCCCTGGTGCACGAGACGCTCGTGCGATTGGGGGTGAAGGGCGACCGTTTCCTCCTCGACTGGGCTTCGGCCGCAGAAGGCCCGAGCTTTGTCAAGATCATCACCCGGTTCACCGGGCAGGTGACGGCCCTGGGGCCTCTGGGCGAAGCGGAAGGGATCGACGCCGTCGCCCTGCGGGGGAGATTGGCGCTCGCCACCGAGGCGGCCCGGGGCCGCAAGATCCGCACCGGACTGATCCACGCGGCGCGCGACATGATGAGGCGCCGCGATTTTTCACGCTCGACCATCGCTGGCCTGGTGGCGGGACGCTGCCAGAAGGCCCTGGCAGAGCTTCTGCCCTGA
- a CDS encoding substrate-binding domain-containing protein — protein sequence MEEETQHVPRRAFLRVALATTVSVALTAQRTPAAAFNRNHLQVWSCGGLAEAFMPLNAQYEKQTGVRIDYTGAFAAALGKSLLGSAVTEVFGGRVLDLAKKLRTAGKMLYFKPLCFTSYVLVTPKGNPAGIHEVKDLARPGVRVVLAPDASPPGGPAVQTLLKKAGVLDAAMKSAVTLGSCVQRTMDDIIGGKGDVSVVELRVTRMPAFVGKMEVLPIPDEYFPPPPLTFTIGVMKDAKDRALADHYVDFVTSAEGQAFFERSGFIPAASKQGRELIAKLGVHDA from the coding sequence ATGGAAGAAGAAACGCAACACGTGCCGCGGCGGGCTTTTCTAAGGGTCGCCCTGGCCACGACCGTGAGCGTGGCGCTCACCGCCCAAAGGACACCGGCCGCCGCGTTCAACCGGAACCACTTGCAGGTCTGGTCCTGCGGCGGGCTGGCCGAGGCCTTCATGCCGCTCAATGCCCAGTATGAAAAGCAGACCGGAGTGAGGATCGACTACACGGGTGCCTTCGCCGCCGCCCTGGGCAAATCGCTGCTGGGCAGCGCGGTGACGGAAGTTTTCGGCGGCCGGGTGCTCGACCTGGCCAAAAAACTTCGGACCGCTGGCAAGATGCTCTATTTCAAGCCGCTCTGTTTCACCAGCTACGTGCTGGTCACGCCCAAGGGCAATCCCGCCGGTATTCACGAGGTGAAGGACCTGGCCCGGCCAGGTGTCCGCGTGGTGCTGGCGCCCGACGCCTCTCCCCCCGGCGGCCCGGCCGTCCAGACGCTGCTGAAGAAGGCGGGCGTTCTCGATGCGGCCATGAAGAGCGCCGTAACGCTGGGAAGCTGCGTGCAGCGCACCATGGACGATATCATCGGCGGCAAGGGCGATGTCTCGGTGGTGGAGCTGCGCGTCACGCGCATGCCGGCCTTCGTTGGGAAGATGGAGGTTCTGCCGATTCCGGATGAGTACTTCCCGCCTCCGCCGCTGACCTTCACCATCGGCGTCATGAAGGACGCGAAAGATCGCGCCCTGGCCGACCATTATGTCGACTTCGTCACCTCGGCCGAGGGGCAGGCCTTTTTCGAGCGGAGCGGATTCATTCCCGCCGCTTCGAAGCAGGGGCGCGAATTGATCGCCAAGCTGGGGGTGCACGATGCCTGA
- a CDS encoding radical SAM protein, with protein MKARCSSDGPSLPHPCFDPAAKGRFGRIHMPVAPTCNIQCAYCRRSCDCVHESRPGVTSRVMDPEGAAAWVDETVRRMPFITVAGIAGPGDAFAEPTKTLATLERVRRAHPRLNLCLSTNGLGIGDHIDDLADLRVGFVTVTINAVDPAIGARIYSRVRFNGDGLRGLPAAALLLDRQLSAVAKLKKRGVRVKINTVVIPGINDGHVIEIAQTLSRLKADLHNLIGVIPVKGTPFEHLTAPSEALLSGLRCGAEAFIPQMRHCVRCRADAVGLLHDERTCRSPVADPAGMRMPLHCCAAYGSA; from the coding sequence ATGAAGGCCCGCTGTTCGTCGGACGGGCCGTCGCTGCCGCATCCCTGTTTCGACCCGGCTGCCAAGGGCCGCTTCGGGCGCATCCACATGCCGGTGGCGCCGACTTGCAACATCCAGTGCGCCTACTGCCGCCGGAGCTGCGATTGCGTGCACGAGAGCCGGCCGGGCGTAACCAGCCGGGTGATGGACCCCGAAGGCGCGGCGGCCTGGGTGGACGAGACCGTGCGCCGCATGCCCTTTATCACGGTCGCCGGCATCGCGGGCCCCGGGGATGCCTTTGCCGAGCCCACCAAAACCCTCGCCACCCTGGAGCGGGTTCGGCGCGCCCATCCCCGGCTGAACCTGTGCCTCTCCACCAACGGCCTTGGGATCGGCGACCACATCGACGACCTGGCGGATCTGCGGGTGGGCTTTGTGACCGTCACCATCAACGCCGTGGACCCCGCCATCGGCGCGCGGATTTACTCACGCGTGCGATTCAATGGCGACGGTTTGAGGGGATTGCCGGCGGCCGCCCTGCTGCTCGATCGCCAGTTGTCGGCTGTCGCCAAGCTCAAAAAGCGCGGGGTGAGGGTAAAAATCAACACCGTGGTCATCCCCGGCATCAACGACGGGCATGTGATCGAAATCGCCCAGACACTCTCCCGTCTCAAGGCCGATCTCCACAACCTGATCGGGGTGATCCCGGTCAAAGGAACACCATTCGAACATCTCACTGCCCCATCCGAAGCGTTGCTGAGTGGCCTGCGCTGCGGGGCGGAAGCCTTTATCCCTCAGATGCGCCACTGCGTGCGCTGCCGGGCCGACGCCGTGGGTTTGCTCCACGATGAGCGTACCTGCCGCTCTCCTGTGGCAGATCCTGCCGGGATGCGGATGCCGTTGCATTGCTGCGCTGCATATGGATCGGCTTAA
- a CDS encoding FAD/NAD(P)-binding oxidoreductase yields the protein MKKIVILGAGTGGTMMANKLRAALSRDEWSITIIDRDNRHIYQPGLLFIPFGIYKPSDVVKTRRELLPAGVDFVIDEITKVDPEANLVQTRNHRFTYDWLIIATGCRLAPEEVAGMAEGMGKNVHDFYTLEGATRLAKAMRAFDGGRLVMHISEMPFKCPVAPIEFVFLADWYFQERGIRDKVEIEFVTPLGGMFTKPIATRAFSAAAQEKGIKVTPEFNIVAVDHGARTIEGADGRTIGFDLLVTIPPNMGAQALIDSGVSDELGWVGTDHHTLKAKKYPNVYVIGDTTNVPTSKAGSVAHFESEVLSENLLREIEGMAPLPRFDGHSNCFIESGFNKAYLIDFNYKTEPLPGKFPMPALGPFDLLGDTEANHMGKLLFKWTYWHVLLKGVEIPVVGPEMSMLGKRLAG from the coding sequence ATGAAGAAGATTGTCATTCTTGGCGCAGGCACCGGCGGCACCATGATGGCCAACAAGCTCCGCGCCGCCCTGAGTCGTGACGAGTGGAGCATCACCATCATCGACCGGGACAACCGTCACATCTACCAGCCCGGGCTTTTGTTCATTCCTTTCGGGATCTACAAGCCCTCGGACGTGGTCAAGACCCGCCGGGAGCTGCTGCCGGCCGGTGTCGACTTCGTCATTGACGAGATCACCAAGGTGGATCCCGAGGCCAATCTGGTCCAGACCAGAAATCACCGGTTCACCTACGATTGGCTGATCATCGCCACCGGCTGCCGGCTGGCACCGGAAGAGGTGGCCGGCATGGCCGAAGGCATGGGCAAGAACGTTCACGACTTCTACACCCTGGAGGGTGCCACCCGGCTGGCCAAGGCCATGCGGGCCTTCGACGGCGGCCGGCTCGTCATGCACATCAGCGAGATGCCCTTCAAGTGCCCGGTGGCACCGATCGAGTTCGTGTTCTTGGCCGACTGGTATTTCCAGGAGCGGGGCATCCGGGACAAGGTGGAGATCGAGTTTGTCACCCCCCTGGGCGGCATGTTCACCAAGCCCATCGCCACCCGCGCCTTTTCCGCGGCGGCCCAGGAGAAGGGCATCAAGGTCACCCCGGAATTCAACATCGTGGCCGTGGACCACGGGGCCAGGACCATCGAGGGAGCGGATGGCCGCACCATCGGCTTCGATCTTCTGGTGACCATCCCGCCCAACATGGGCGCCCAGGCCCTCATCGACTCCGGGGTCTCCGACGAGCTGGGCTGGGTGGGCACCGATCACCACACCCTCAAGGCCAAGAAGTATCCCAACGTCTATGTCATCGGCGACACCACCAACGTGCCCACCTCCAAGGCCGGCTCGGTGGCCCATTTCGAGTCCGAGGTCCTCTCCGAGAACCTGCTCCGGGAGATCGAGGGCATGGCGCCCCTGCCCAGATTCGACGGTCACTCCAACTGCTTCATCGAATCCGGCTTCAACAAGGCCTACCTCATCGACTTCAACTACAAGACCGAGCCCCTGCCCGGGAAATTCCCGATGCCCGCGCTGGGACCCTTCGACCTTCTGGGCGACACCGAGGCCAACCATATGGGCAAGCTCCTTTTCAAATGGACTTACTGGCATGTCCTCCTGAAGGGCGTGGAGATCCCGGTGGTCGGTCCCGAGATGTCCATGCTCGGCAAGAGGCTCGCCGGCTAG
- a CDS encoding selenium metabolism-associated LysR family transcriptional regulator — protein sequence MDLHRLEVFCRVVDLRSFTRAAEAARLSQPTVSEHVRVLEELLGQKLVDRLGREVLPTAAGRTLYQYARRILDLREEAKKAISHQGLLAGKLLLGASTIPGTYLLPECVARFKRQHPSLQLCLRIASSHLIARDVLAGELEAGVIGDRWPEPSLEWEEIFLDELVLVVFPSHPWAGRDSIHVGELAGQPFIIRERESGTRAVMGQALTERGLDVSRLAVAAEIGSTEAVRQCVKAGIGISILSRQAVAEDLAAGTLCAVSIDGQPLFRPFHLVRQRNRELSSACALFLEAVRSENQLLFHRAV from the coding sequence ATGGATCTGCACCGGCTCGAGGTCTTTTGCAGGGTGGTGGATCTGCGGAGCTTCACCCGGGCCGCCGAGGCGGCGCGCCTGTCCCAGCCCACGGTGAGCGAGCACGTTCGGGTCCTGGAGGAGCTTCTTGGCCAGAAGCTGGTGGACCGGCTGGGCCGGGAGGTCCTGCCCACAGCCGCCGGCCGGACCCTCTACCAGTATGCCCGCCGGATCCTGGACCTCCGGGAGGAGGCCAAAAAGGCCATCAGCCACCAGGGGCTTCTGGCCGGCAAGCTCCTGCTCGGCGCCAGCACCATCCCTGGCACCTACCTCCTGCCGGAATGCGTGGCCAGATTCAAGCGCCAGCATCCGTCCCTGCAGCTGTGCCTGCGCATCGCCAGCTCCCACCTCATTGCCCGCGATGTGCTGGCCGGCGAGCTGGAGGCCGGGGTCATCGGCGACCGCTGGCCAGAGCCCAGCCTGGAGTGGGAAGAGATCTTTCTCGACGAACTGGTCCTGGTGGTCTTCCCCAGCCATCCCTGGGCAGGGCGGGACAGCATCCACGTAGGCGAGCTGGCTGGCCAGCCGTTCATCATCCGGGAGCGGGAATCCGGCACCCGGGCGGTGATGGGCCAGGCCCTTACGGAGCGGGGGCTCGATGTGTCCCGGCTGGCGGTGGCTGCGGAGATCGGCAGCACCGAGGCGGTGCGCCAGTGCGTCAAGGCCGGGATCGGCATCTCCATCCTCTCCCGGCAGGCGGTGGCCGAGGATCTGGCCGCCGGCACCCTTTGTGCCGTGAGCATCGATGGCCAGCCGCTCTTCCGGCCCTTCCACCTGGTCCGGCAGCGGAACCGCGAGCTCTCTTCCGCCTGCGCACTGTTCCTGGAGGCAGTGCGCAGCGAAAACCAGCTCCTCTTTCACCGGGCCGTTTAG
- a CDS encoding 4Fe-4S binding protein, which produces MPDAAVTTATPASASTARGALWRRLSQLAMTAVLGQWSFYGIFRCPFLVPYLSCQNCPVITCHGRLLTMFWGFWLLLPLSAILSGRAFCGWACPGGLVSQMLGKLAPLRLPRRNLILRIAPYAKYLGLATALYFFFALGQPRADIPIRVGEFFRSVTLTFEHAQTLWLVRTLFVLGFLVLGLVVANAWCRFACPTGSLLETLRPAALFGFHKTAACNGCNRCLQVCAMGTRPAEADCTDCGDCADECPTGAIRFGRRKGA; this is translated from the coding sequence ATGCCTGATGCCGCCGTAACCACCGCGACACCTGCTTCCGCTTCCACTGCGCGCGGCGCCCTTTGGCGGCGTCTCAGCCAATTGGCCATGACCGCCGTGCTCGGGCAGTGGTCGTTCTACGGAATCTTCCGCTGTCCTTTTCTGGTGCCGTACCTCAGTTGCCAAAACTGCCCGGTGATCACCTGCCACGGCCGGCTGCTGACCATGTTCTGGGGCTTCTGGCTACTGCTGCCCCTTTCGGCGATTCTCTCTGGCCGCGCCTTTTGCGGCTGGGCCTGTCCGGGCGGTCTGGTCAGCCAGATGTTGGGCAAGCTCGCGCCGCTCAGGCTGCCGAGGCGAAATCTCATTTTGCGCATTGCGCCGTATGCCAAATACCTCGGCCTGGCAACGGCCCTCTATTTCTTCTTCGCCCTGGGGCAGCCCCGGGCCGACATTCCCATCCGCGTGGGCGAGTTCTTCCGGTCCGTGACCCTGACCTTCGAGCATGCGCAAACGCTCTGGTTGGTCCGCACCCTTTTCGTGCTCGGGTTTCTGGTCCTGGGTCTGGTGGTGGCCAACGCCTGGTGCCGCTTTGCCTGTCCAACGGGCAGCCTGCTCGAAACCCTCCGGCCCGCAGCGCTGTTTGGGTTCCATAAAACCGCCGCGTGCAACGGCTGCAATCGGTGCCTGCAGGTGTGCGCCATGGGCACCCGTCCGGCTGAGGCCGACTGCACGGATTGCGGCGATTGTGCGGACGAATGCCCAACCGGTGCGATCCGCTTCGGCCGCCGGAAGGGGGCGTAG